One Thermicanus aegyptius DSM 12793 DNA segment encodes these proteins:
- a CDS encoding extracellular solute-binding protein, with protein sequence MNRFVSWGKLLIYFFLIILIGSLVGCRANPNAPVPTEENRSSLITLKVVADSEQAIEAFRMEEKAIREKFHIRFQYFYPDRLSDHLEDFLFASKDTYDLYILFPAKLPEYVEREMLLPLDSYTSDDPSIQEIIPIYRNLYMHYGGHDYGVVYDGDAHLLFYRKDLFEKYGAE encoded by the coding sequence GTGAACAGGTTTGTATCGTGGGGGAAATTGCTCATCTATTTTTTCCTCATCATCCTGATCGGAAGCCTTGTCGGATGCCGGGCGAATCCTAATGCCCCGGTTCCGACGGAGGAGAATCGTTCCTCCCTCATCACGCTCAAGGTCGTAGCCGACTCTGAACAGGCCATTGAAGCTTTTCGAATGGAGGAGAAAGCGATCCGGGAGAAATTCCACATCCGATTTCAATATTTTTATCCCGATCGGCTTAGCGATCATCTGGAAGATTTCCTGTTTGCGAGCAAGGATACCTATGACCTCTATATCCTCTTCCCGGCAAAACTGCCGGAATATGTGGAAAGGGAGATGCTTCTTCCCCTCGATTCATACACCTCCGATGACCCGTCGATCCAGGAGATCATTCCCATTTACCGGAATCTCTATATGCATTACGGTGGCCATGATTATGGGGTGGTTTATGACGGGGATGCCCACCTTCTCTTCTATCGGAAAGATCTATTTGAGAAGTATGGGGCGGAGTAA
- a CDS encoding glycosyltransferase family 2 protein codes for MLKRRKRAQKKRYGGKMLSFKNNGITKEKRDWQKESYRAGEEYSLIYGEELKRMLEEDERKAAEKRVNQLWLEWYQEKTHLISLKEYAASAGSFIQAFLDRHIPLPGHFLPLPTHSSVAAVLSVRNEERTLPHLLRRLEKLPLEEVILVVNGSTDRSLTIAEDTPFVHLVRYDEPLGHDVGRAVGAAATAADILLFLDADMVIAEEHLLPFIAAVEKGADVALNDLTPYLPTFPHWDRVTILKEFLNRVLGRFDLHANSLTAVPHALSRQAVNEIGSATLMVPPRAHALALLKGLKVVAPYSVDVISRNRLRKENMGACNPVEELIIGDYLEAIAAAMQWKGERLGYEDLFRKRHVLHHS; via the coding sequence ATGCTGAAGAGGAGGAAACGAGCCCAAAAGAAAAGATATGGGGGAAAGATGCTTTCCTTCAAAAATAACGGGATCACGAAGGAAAAAAGAGATTGGCAAAAAGAGAGCTACCGAGCCGGGGAGGAATACTCTCTCATTTATGGGGAAGAGCTGAAAAGAATGCTGGAAGAGGATGAGAGAAAAGCGGCGGAAAAAAGGGTAAATCAATTGTGGTTAGAATGGTATCAGGAGAAAACGCATCTCATTTCTTTAAAAGAATATGCAGCATCGGCCGGATCCTTTATCCAAGCTTTTTTGGATCGGCACATCCCTTTGCCCGGTCATTTCCTGCCCCTGCCTACGCACTCTTCCGTGGCGGCCGTTCTCTCCGTCCGAAATGAAGAAAGAACGTTGCCGCACCTTCTCCGGCGGCTGGAGAAACTTCCGTTGGAGGAGGTCATACTGGTGGTAAATGGCTCCACCGATCGGAGCCTCACCATAGCAGAGGATACTCCTTTTGTCCATCTCGTCCGCTATGATGAGCCATTGGGCCATGATGTGGGGAGAGCGGTTGGTGCGGCTGCAACCGCCGCGGATATCCTCCTCTTCCTCGATGCCGATATGGTGATCGCCGAAGAACATCTTCTCCCGTTTATTGCAGCGGTGGAGAAAGGAGCCGATGTGGCCCTAAACGACCTCACTCCTTATTTACCCACTTTTCCCCATTGGGACCGGGTGACGATTCTGAAAGAGTTCTTGAATCGGGTCTTAGGGAGGTTTGATCTTCACGCCAATTCCTTAACCGCGGTTCCCCATGCCCTTTCCCGTCAAGCCGTCAACGAGATCGGTTCCGCAACCTTAATGGTGCCTCCACGGGCGCACGCCCTGGCCCTGTTGAAAGGGTTAAAGGTGGTGGCGCCCTATTCCGTCGATGTCATCTCCAGGAATCGCCTTCGGAAGGAGAATATGGGCGCTTGCAATCCTGTGGAGGAGCTCATTATCGGGGATTACTTGGAAGCCATAGCCGCTGCGATGCAGTGGAAGGGAGAACGCTTAGGCTATGAGGATCTTTTCCGGAAGCGCCATGTTCTCCATCATTCATAG
- a CDS encoding glycosyltransferase family 2 protein: MKKKGSPPSIRGHKSLVTSIWNSTEPLVSVIIPVQNERDRIEGVIWNARMIHPSTEVIVVANGTTDGSHQVAERMGAKVLYYPYVLGHDVGRSVGSQQARGEILLFLDGDLPLPFRLLRPFVKAVMDGADLALNGFVAPDQRRRVHPVVLSKYALNIILNRPDLKGASMTAVPHALNRRALLEIGHENLSVPPKALAIAIEQGLRIETIANIPIERWNRKRGKRPWMRELVVGDHLEAIHWFLQRKGNRGGYWDGMRVREAVFMPADQEGEIMTVHGEGRMGEEERIGEREIINRGEFDPTISVEKETESEDALNVNLE, from the coding sequence ATGAAAAAGAAGGGTTCCCCTCCCTCGATCAGAGGACACAAAAGTCTGGTTACATCGATTTGGAATTCAACGGAGCCTCTCGTCTCCGTCATCATTCCTGTTCAGAATGAAAGGGATCGGATCGAAGGCGTTATTTGGAATGCGCGCATGATCCATCCTTCGACGGAGGTAATCGTCGTCGCCAACGGGACTACCGATGGCTCCCATCAGGTTGCCGAGCGCATGGGAGCAAAGGTGCTCTACTATCCTTACGTTTTAGGCCACGATGTGGGGCGGAGCGTCGGGTCCCAGCAGGCGCGGGGAGAGATTCTTCTCTTCCTCGATGGGGATCTTCCCCTTCCCTTCAGATTACTTCGCCCTTTCGTGAAAGCGGTGATGGATGGGGCTGATCTTGCCCTCAACGGGTTTGTGGCGCCCGATCAGAGGAGAAGGGTTCATCCCGTCGTTTTATCCAAATATGCATTAAACATCATTCTCAACCGCCCCGATTTAAAAGGAGCTTCCATGACCGCCGTACCCCATGCCCTAAACCGCAGGGCTCTTTTGGAGATTGGACATGAGAATTTATCCGTTCCTCCTAAGGCGCTGGCCATCGCCATTGAACAAGGGCTCCGCATTGAGACGATTGCCAACATTCCCATCGAACGGTGGAACCGGAAACGGGGAAAGCGCCCCTGGATGAGGGAACTGGTGGTGGGAGACCATCTGGAAGCCATTCATTGGTTCCTGCAACGAAAAGGAAATCGGGGAGGATACTGGGACGGGATGCGAGTAAGAGAGGCGGTCTTCATGCCGGCGGATCAAGAGGGGGAAATCATGACCGTACATGGAGAGGGAAGGATGGGAGAAGAGGAGCGCATCGGAGAAAGGGAGATCATCAATCGGGGAGAGTTCGATCCGACCATTTCGGTGGAGAAGGAAACGGAAAGTGAGGATGCGTTAAACGTAAACCTTGAATAA
- a CDS encoding glycosyltransferase, with protein MKVMQAPIEIAGQMGILSKGLQPHGVSSVAYNYFHTYLDYREHRFNVDGYELERMLPDAVRYFDLFHFHYGYTLTPNFRDLKEIKKLGKKMLMHHWGNDVRTHAIASLSNPYVYTGDSPSPEQIDQRLKQLTQSIDHAIVQDYEVYPYLVPYYKHIHILPLAFPVRDTIPVYPSLGEENPLIIHAPTQPRFKGTEYIENALQRLKEKGLSFRYKRIEGMSNRDALKAYQEADLVVDQILCGSYGLFAVEGMSLGKPVVGYIREDLALTYPEMPPIVSANPTTIAQVLEELIKSPSLRREAGVKGRIYAEKHHEVDRVVPRLLAIYKQVMEE; from the coding sequence ATGAAAGTGATGCAAGCGCCCATTGAAATTGCGGGTCAAATGGGGATTTTAAGCAAAGGATTGCAACCCCATGGGGTCTCTTCCGTAGCCTATAACTATTTTCATACCTATTTGGATTACCGAGAGCATCGGTTTAATGTAGATGGATATGAACTGGAACGGATGCTGCCGGACGCGGTTCGCTATTTTGATCTTTTTCACTTTCACTATGGGTACACGTTGACTCCCAACTTCCGCGATCTGAAGGAAATTAAAAAATTAGGGAAAAAGATGCTCATGCACCATTGGGGGAACGATGTGAGGACCCATGCCATCGCCTCTTTATCAAACCCATACGTTTATACGGGGGATTCCCCCTCGCCTGAACAGATCGATCAAAGATTAAAACAACTGACACAATCGATTGATCATGCGATTGTCCAGGATTATGAAGTCTACCCGTATCTTGTTCCTTATTACAAGCATATTCATATCCTTCCTTTGGCATTCCCCGTGCGGGATACGATACCTGTTTATCCGTCCCTGGGCGAGGAGAATCCCCTTATTATCCATGCACCAACGCAGCCGCGCTTTAAAGGAACCGAATATATCGAAAATGCATTGCAACGATTGAAGGAAAAAGGCCTCTCTTTTCGTTATAAAAGGATTGAAGGGATGAGTAACCGTGACGCTTTAAAGGCGTATCAAGAAGCGGATCTGGTGGTTGATCAGATTCTGTGCGGTTCATACGGCCTTTTTGCGGTAGAGGGGATGAGTCTCGGGAAGCCCGTGGTCGGTTATATCCGAGAGGATCTCGCCCTCACTTATCCGGAGATGCCTCCCATAGTTTCGGCCAATCCCACCACGATTGCACAGGTATTGGAAGAACTGATTAAAAGCCCGAGTTTGCGCCGTGAGGCAGGAGTGAAAGGAAGAATTTATGCTGAAAAGCATCATGAGGTAGATCGGGTGGTCCCTCGTTTACTGGCGATCTATAAGCAAGTGATGGAAGAGTAA
- a CDS encoding DUF4855 domain-containing protein, translating into MPFLLAEPSGLNNHIVTCEYLYPVSGHEERIWTAEDLRPHLFYLHQGKMVDRFFGGVLFEALKSEKGEILSGKALGMGMENTEQGWEEALNALFKTEGNLSALLELSKENVQPKRIDLWIALPYPYPSSARRSWPGGRAGILLSWIDQFLYRWEEIRKRFPGHSVDFKGFAWTKSSLDLGDEELISLLATKLHPLGWKLMWQQNYGTAKAMEGRKMGFDYILIRPTHLGDPPEGPRGEKWIAASAAWANFQEFGLILWGDERVSNAQIIDYLNAGRDSFMHAFQFYELGARGILPYYQRGDPIYVYLYAYTKGAYANIPVLARD; encoded by the coding sequence ATGCCGTTTCTGCTGGCTGAGCCATCTGGACTGAATAACCACATCGTTACATGCGAGTACCTCTATCCCGTCTCCGGCCATGAAGAGAGGATTTGGACGGCTGAGGATTTACGTCCCCATCTCTTTTATCTTCATCAGGGCAAGATGGTGGACCGTTTCTTCGGCGGAGTTCTTTTTGAAGCTTTAAAGTCGGAGAAGGGGGAGATTCTCTCCGGAAAAGCATTGGGAATGGGGATGGAAAACACCGAACAAGGGTGGGAAGAAGCGTTAAACGCCCTTTTCAAAACGGAGGGGAATCTATCTGCCCTTTTGGAACTATCCAAAGAAAACGTTCAACCCAAAAGGATCGATCTTTGGATTGCCCTTCCTTATCCCTACCCTTCCTCTGCCCGCCGTTCATGGCCAGGGGGGAGGGCGGGCATTCTTTTGAGTTGGATCGATCAATTTTTATACCGCTGGGAAGAAATCCGGAAAAGATTTCCCGGACATTCGGTAGATTTCAAAGGATTTGCCTGGACGAAAAGTTCCCTTGATCTAGGGGATGAAGAATTAATCTCCCTTCTCGCCACGAAACTGCACCCGCTTGGATGGAAGCTCATGTGGCAACAAAATTACGGAACAGCCAAAGCGATGGAAGGGCGGAAGATGGGCTTTGATTATATTTTGATTCGTCCCACCCATTTAGGGGATCCTCCCGAAGGCCCCCGGGGAGAAAAATGGATTGCCGCATCTGCGGCTTGGGCAAATTTCCAAGAATTTGGACTCATTCTTTGGGGAGATGAGCGGGTTTCCAACGCGCAAATTATCGATTACCTGAATGCGGGACGGGATTCTTTTATGCATGCATTTCAATTCTATGAGTTGGGGGCGAGAGGAATCCTGCCCTATTACCAAAGGGGGGATCCGATCTATGTTTATCTCTACGCCTATACGAAGGGAGCCTATGCGAACATTCCGGTTTTGGCGAGAGATTGA
- a CDS encoding N-acetyltransferase encodes MIGKAVTMGADVSIGKDVQIGDGTVIGEYVVIEEGALLGEGVRIGHHAVIEKGSSIGKGSRIAHHAVIGRGSRLGEGVEVGDFSLIGKVPSTGKKMARKPIGGGQPACLGDGVKIGSHAEIYQDVVLGKDVFVGDLASIREKVEVGEKSIIGRHVTVELNCRIGKGVTIQTGSYITGDMVIEDEVFIGPCVSSSNDKYMGRGDYPHRGPHLKRGAKIGNNATLLPGITVGEGAVVGAGSVVTRDVEDGATVVGNPARKLEEKRESIREERRCRFCWLSHLD; translated from the coding sequence ATGATCGGCAAAGCGGTCACGATGGGGGCGGATGTAAGCATCGGAAAGGATGTTCAGATTGGAGATGGGACGGTGATCGGTGAATATGTCGTCATCGAAGAGGGTGCCCTCCTCGGGGAAGGGGTACGGATCGGCCACCATGCGGTGATTGAAAAAGGATCCTCGATCGGGAAAGGCAGCAGAATTGCTCACCATGCGGTAATCGGCCGAGGGAGCAGATTGGGTGAAGGCGTGGAAGTGGGCGATTTCTCCCTGATCGGTAAGGTCCCTTCGACCGGCAAGAAGATGGCACGAAAGCCGATAGGAGGAGGGCAACCCGCCTGCCTGGGGGATGGGGTGAAGATTGGGTCCCACGCGGAGATTTATCAGGATGTGGTGTTGGGAAAGGACGTATTTGTGGGGGATCTGGCCAGTATCCGGGAGAAGGTGGAGGTGGGGGAGAAGAGCATCATTGGCCGCCATGTGACGGTGGAGTTAAACTGTCGGATCGGCAAAGGGGTGACGATCCAGACGGGAAGTTACATCACCGGGGATATGGTGATTGAGGATGAGGTCTTTATCGGCCCGTGCGTTTCTTCCTCCAACGATAAGTATATGGGGCGAGGGGATTATCCCCACCGGGGACCTCATCTGAAGCGGGGTGCGAAGATAGGCAACAACGCCACCCTGCTGCCCGGAATTACCGTGGGGGAAGGGGCGGTAGTGGGCGCAGGGTCGGTGGTGACGAGGGATGTGGAGGACGGGGCGACGGTGGTGGGAAATCCTGCCCGTAAACTGGAAGAAAAAAGAGAATCAATCAGGGAGGAAAGAAGATGCCGTTTCTGCTGGCTGAGCCATCTGGACTGA
- a CDS encoding NAD-dependent epimerase/dehydratase family protein yields the protein MTEGEGVNILVTGGAGFLGSQLVKRLLPIVGRLFVVDDLSTGNKEQLPSSEKISFFKGSFDEEAYLDEVLPQVEILYHLACRNLVRSIEDPVEDIRVNLWGGFRLLEKVREKGKRLKRFVYTSTASVYGEADLLPTPEQEMKPNLPYAASKLAMEHYCQVYHRLYRIPVVIFRLSNVYGPGQVPTNPYCGVVSKFLEALERGEPLTIYGDGEQTRDFTYVEDVMDLLFMAGWEDRFIGGVWNVATGVETTVNRLAEQVKEVADLPEYPLCYLPKRQVDQVRRRCLDISRLKKEIGWEPRHALHEGLGKTYAWWRKERNL from the coding sequence GTGACGGAAGGGGAGGGAGTAAACATATTGGTCACAGGGGGAGCCGGATTCCTGGGTTCTCAGCTGGTGAAGAGGCTTCTTCCCATCGTAGGCCGCCTTTTTGTGGTGGATGATCTGTCAACCGGGAACAAGGAGCAATTGCCCTCCTCCGAGAAGATCTCCTTTTTCAAGGGGAGTTTTGATGAGGAGGCGTATCTGGATGAGGTGTTGCCCCAGGTGGAGATTCTCTACCACTTGGCCTGCCGCAACTTGGTCCGGTCGATCGAGGATCCGGTAGAAGATATCCGGGTTAACCTCTGGGGAGGATTTCGCCTCTTGGAGAAAGTGAGGGAAAAAGGAAAGCGCCTGAAACGTTTTGTTTATACCTCTACCGCCTCCGTTTACGGAGAGGCGGATCTTCTTCCCACCCCGGAACAGGAGATGAAGCCAAATCTCCCTTATGCCGCCAGCAAGCTGGCGATGGAGCATTATTGCCAGGTTTATCACCGTCTGTACCGGATTCCTGTGGTCATTTTTCGCCTCTCCAATGTGTATGGCCCCGGCCAGGTGCCAACCAATCCTTATTGCGGGGTGGTGAGCAAGTTCCTTGAGGCTCTTGAGAGGGGAGAACCCCTAACCATCTATGGAGATGGGGAGCAGACGCGGGATTTTACCTACGTGGAGGATGTGATGGATCTCCTCTTCATGGCGGGATGGGAGGACCGCTTCATTGGCGGGGTTTGGAATGTGGCCACCGGAGTGGAGACGACTGTCAACCGCTTAGCGGAACAGGTGAAGGAGGTTGCGGACCTTCCGGAGTATCCCTTGTGCTACCTGCCCAAGAGACAAGTGGATCAAGTGAGGAGACGTTGCCTGGATATCTCCAGGTTAAAGAAGGAGATCGGTTGGGAGCCCCGCCATGCCCTACATGAAGGGTTAGGGAAAACCTATGCATGGTGGCGGAAGGAAAGAAATCTGTAG